Sequence from the Clostridium botulinum genome:
AAGTGCTTTTACACAAAAGTTTATGTTTTCTAGTGAACTATACTATACAATAAAAATTTATTGTATAAACAAAAAATAATCTTATTTCTAGAATATCTTTATTCTTTTAATGAATAATTATCTTCTTGGATTTTCAAATGAAGGTGGTGTAGGATTAGGTGCTTCATGTGATGGTCCTGGATTTGATAAGTTAAAATAAAGTTTAGAATCCTCTGTAACTCCAAAATCCTTATTTGAACCTGTTTTTTGTATTTTGTTTAATGCCTCTCTAAATAATGCATTATGTGCTTCTTCTCTATTAAGTAAAAAGTCTATTGTTGCTCTCACTTCTTTATCTTCAATTTGACGATATAAATATTCATATACAACTTTTGCTCTTTGTTCTGATGCGATATTTGATAATAAATCTGCAACTAAATCTCCTGTAACAGTTACATAATCAGCTGTCCAAGGTGCTCCTGATGAATTAATTAAAACTGGAGATAGTCCACATTGTACATGTGTTTGTATTTCACCATTTGTTACTTGACTATTATTCACATCATGGCCATTTAATAAATTAATTGTTTGAGCTACCATTTCCATGTGGCTAAGTTCTTCAGCGCCAATATCTAAAAACAAATCCTTTATTTCAGGATCCTTTATTCTAAAACTTTGAGAAATATATTGCATTGCTGCTTTAAGTTCTCCATTACCTCCACCTAATTGTTCCTGCATTAATACTGCATATTGTGGATTAGCTATTTCAACTTTAACTTCATGCAATAGTTGTTTTTTATGTTCAAACATTTTATCACATCCTAAATATTGTTAATTTTATTAGAAATTCTTTTTATTCCCTTGATATTCATACCTCTTTTATG
This genomic interval carries:
- a CDS encoding manganese catalase family protein codes for the protein MFEHKKQLLHEVKVEIANPQYAVLMQEQLGGGNGELKAAMQYISQSFRIKDPEIKDLFLDIGAEELSHMEMVAQTINLLNGHDVNNSQVTNGEIQTHVQCGLSPVLINSSGAPWTADYVTVTGDLVADLLSNIASEQRAKVVYEYLYRQIEDKEVRATIDFLLNREEAHNALFREALNKIQKTGSNKDFGVTEDSKLYFNLSNPGPSHEAPNPTPPSFENPRR